Genomic window (Synergistaceae bacterium):
GCGGGGCACAAGAGCTTCACGGATCATCATCAGTTTTCCGTCAGAGACCTTGAGGAACTGTGCGCTCTCGCGGAAGGTGCTGACTTCATGGCCTGCACAGAGAAAGACCTCTACAACCTTCCAGCGCGTAACCTCTGGCCGTTCACGCTTCCTCTTGCTGTCCCGAAAGTTCGTGCCGCAGTCAACGAGCCTGAAGCCTTCTTCTCTGCGCTGTGCGACTGCATGAAGCCCCGAATAGTTGTCGCGTCAAACGGTTACGGCGAGGACGCAATAGGTGTTGCGCTCGCGGATAAGCTCCGCACACGTCTTCCGGCCTCCGAAGTCTCGGCGTTCCCGCTCGTCGGAAAAGGTGATGCGTACCTGCAGGCAGGGTTCACGGTGAAATCTGCTCCGTCAGTTACGCCGTCGGGAGGTGTCCTGAAATATTCCCTGAAAGATTTATGGGGAGACATGAGAGCAGGCCTCTTGAAGCATGTGCGTGCTCAGCTCGCTGACTGGAAGAAGATTGCGCGCTCGGTGAGGACTCCCATTTGCGTCGGGGATGTGTACCTTCTGCTTCATACGTTATGGGGGGCTGGTGCTCGCCCGATGTTCTGCGCTACGGCAAAAACTGTCTACCTTTCCGGGCACTGGCGGATTGAGCGGGCAATAATCAGCCGCTTCACCCTGCGGACATGGACGCGCGACAGGAAGAGTGCTGAACAGCTCGGGCACAACGCCGTGTATTCGGGAAGCCCGGTGATGGATCTGCTGGGTGAACACAAACGCGTGAAAGGAGATGTGATTCTTCTGCTGCCGGGCTCAAGGATGAGGGCTTGCAAGGACGTGAAGATGCTGCTTGATGCCGCAGAGATTATGTGCGAGGCGGGAGAGACTAGTTTCAGGATGGTACTTGCGCCTACGTTGCCGGATGATGAGTTCCTGCAGGCCTGCGAGGGTTACGGCTGGACTGTGAATAACGGAAGGCTTCTGCACAGCGGAATAACTATCACCCTAACGCACGAATCCATAGCGAGGGCAGCAGAGGGCGTGAAGATTCTTATTGGTCTCGGGGGGACGGCTAACCAGCTGTGCGCGGGGCTGGGGATTCCAGTCATCAGCATCGACGAGAAGGGAAAACGTGTGCAGAAGAAACTGCTCGGTGATTCTGAGATTCTCACTGAGCCGTCGGGAAAAGCACTCGCTGAATGTGCGTTGATGGTTCTGCGTGATGAAGAGCTGTATTCGTCGATGAGCCGCGCAGGACGCGAGAGAATGGGCGAGCCCGGAGCACTCGACGGCATCGCTGACTATGCCTGTGAGGTTCTGGGCTGGAAGATCCGCGAGGAAGTCTACATGCGGCTTAGCAGGTTCACTCCGAGTGAGGCCAGCATTTTCCCCAGTGCGCACACAGGAAGCCCCACAACGTTGAAGTAGTCCCCGTTAAGCCCTTCGACCAACAGCGAGCCCTTACCCTGAACAGCATACGCACCGGCCTTGTCGTCGCACTCTCCTGAAGCTACATACGCGGTTATCTCCTCACGCGTCAGAGGCCGGAATTTCACGAGGGTACGTTCTGCGTGAGAGAAAATCTTTCCGCCCCTGCACACACTTACTCCCGTCAAGACCTCGTGCGTGCGTCCCTGAAGCATCGTCAGCATTCTCACAGCGTCTTCACGGTCAGTTGGCTTCCCGAGAACCGCATCATCAATCACCACGATAGTATCTGCGGCAATAATCAGCGCGTCAGGGAATCTTCGTGAGCCAGCTTCTGCCTTCAGCCTCGATAACCTCACGCACAGTGCTTCAGGAGCTTCGTCGGGAGAGTGAGACTCGTCAGCATCAGGCTTCCACACCTCGAATGTCAGGCCAAGTTCAGCGAGCAAGGCTTTACGTCTCGGGCTTCCCGACGCAAGAATTATCCTCAAACCTGCAGCACCCCCAGCCCGAACAGCACAGCCGCCGCACCAATCACAAGGCAGTACACCCCGAAGTATACCCACTTCCCTGCGTCAACGAGTCCCTTCATGAATTTCAGTGAGGCCATTCCGAGAACAAACGCCACAACTGCACCAGCTATCCATCCTTCCGGCAGAAACACAGCTTCTCCGCCCTTGATGTACTTCAGGCACTCAAGAAGTGTTGCGCCGAGAATCGCAGGTATCGAGATCAGGAACGAGAACCTGAACGCCTCAGAGATGCTCAGCCCCATGAACAAGCCCATAGCGATTGACATTCCAGAGCGCGAAACGCCCGGCAGTACCGCGATGCCCTGCGCGAAGCCCACAGCCAGAGCTATCGCCATAAGCGATGAGTTGCTTGGACGGCGCGAAAATACAGGTATCATCAGAAGCACTATCGCCGTGAAAAGCTCTCCTATTCCGACAAGTAACAAGCTCTCGCTGGCTTTCTCGACGACGTTCTTCAAGGACAGCCCGAGCACCGCCGTAACGCATGACGCGATTATTATTGCCCAGCCATAAGACCAGCCGGAACGTTTGCTCTTCGTGAACCACCCGCCGAACCAGTCGCACAGAATCTCCCAGATGTCCCGCCAGAAGAACAGCACAACCGCCAGCAGTGTCGCGAAGTGAAGCAGTATGTCGAACGCCACAAGGTTATCTTCATAGCCCATGAATATCTGGAACAGCGCAAGGTGTCCAGAGCTGCTGACCGGCAGGAACTCGCATAAGCCCTGGACCGCCCCGAGTATAAGCGTCTTTATCATGATTATTCCTCCTAGAAAAACTCTTTCTCGTAATTGCTTATGTCGTCGTAATACCCCGACTGTCTCACCGACACAACCGGCAGCACCACAGCAAATGATGAGTTGCGTTTCCTCAGCACATCCCTCACACGTGCCTTCAGTGTCTTCTTCAGGGCATCGACGTTCACCCTGCCCCCCGCCATCTCCTGAATTGCCCGCTCGCTCACCGCGTAGAGTTCCTGGAAAATTGACGGCGTATCCTCAGAGATGAACACTCCCTGCGTCTCGATGGCCACCGGCGCAAGAAGATTCCCCCTGTCGTCAACTGATGCACCGACAACAAGCACTCCGTCTTCCGCAATCTCGCGGCGTTCCTTGAGGACTTCGCTCTTGATGCTTCCGGCGGCGTTCCCGTCAACGATTACTGCACCAGACTGCACTTGGCCGTGCTTCTTCGGCGGAGCACTCCGCGTGAAGGTCAGGATGTCTCCGTTGTTCATCAGGAAGATGTTGCGGGCGGGGATGCCGACTTCCTGCGCAAGCTGTGAGTGTCTCACCATGTGCTTGTACTCTCCGTGAACGGGCACAAAGTACTGCGGACGTACGAGGTTCAGCATAATCTTGAGCTCCTCGCTCGATGCGTGGCCGGAGACGTGAATGTTCTTGTCCCTCTCGTAAACAACTTCGCACCCCTGCGCAAACAGACGGTTGATTGTGTTGTTCACGAGTTTTTCGTTGCCGGGAATGACCGACGCAAGAAGGAACACTACATCATGTTCGCCGAGCTCTATGGACTTGTTCTCACCCCTGCTCATCGTTACGAGGCCGCTGAACGGCTCGCCCTGACTTCCTGTCGTTACAACAACGAGCTGATTGTCAGAATACTTCCAGCTCTCCTCGATCTGGATTATCATCTTCGAGTCTATCTTGAGGTAGCCGGTATCTCTGGCAAGCTCAACGTTCCGAATCATGCTGCGGCCGAGAAAAGCTATCTTCCTGTTGAAGCGCGCTGACACGTCCGCAACCTGCTGAATTCTGTGGACGTTGCTCGCGAATGACGAGATGATTATCCTCTTGCTCCTGTAGTTGCGGAAAAGCTGGTCGAGTGTCGCCGCGATTATGCGTTCTGACGGCGTGAAACCTTTGCGCTCTGCGTTCGTGCTGTCGGAACACAGAAGCATCACTCCTTTGTCCCCCTCTTCCGCAAAAGCTCCGTAGTCGGTTATGCGTCCGTCTACCGGCGTGCTGTCGAGCTTGAAGTCCCCCGTGTGAACAATCCGTCCCAGCGGCGTGTCAATCGACAGGGCTACACAGTCGGGGATTGAGTGCGACACCGCGATGAACCTTATCGTGAACGAACCTATCTTTATCACGTCCCCAGCGCGAATCTCGTGCATGTCGGGCCGGTAGAGCGGCAAGTCCTCCTGCAGCTTGTTGCGGATAAGTCCGAGCGTCAGCTGTGTCCCGTAGAGAGGAACATCAAGACGCGGCAGAACATAAGGCAGTCCGCCGGTGTGGTCTTCGTGGCCGTGAGTGATTAGGATTGCGAGTATCTTGTCCTTGTTGGCTTCGAGGTAAGAGATGTCCGGCACAATGTAGTCTATTCCGGGAAGTTCGCTGTCCGGGAACTTCAGCCCCGAATCGATAACTATGATTTCGTCGCCGTACTCAAGAACGTACATGTTCTTTCCGATTTCCCCGAGCCCTCCGAGTGCTATGAAGCTCAGATGCTCTTTGCCCTCACTGCCTCCATTCTTCCTGCGTGTACGTGAATTTTTCTGCGTCAAATTATTAGTCCTCCTGTTTGAGAAAGATTTTGTATATATAACCCGTAATATCGGGTAAAAATTCAGTGTCCGTAATGGAGTTATTATATTATAACTGTCAGGAGGATTGATTTTCACGTCAATGAAGGAGTGTCAGAAGAGAAGCTCCTCCTTTTTGCGTCTGCCGGGCGTAAACACTTTCACATCAACTTTTGCGCTGCGTCCTGCTTCATCAACTGCACTCACAACGTGTTCGCCGTCAGGAATATCATGGAAGAACGTACTCTCTGCCCGCGATGTGCCTATGTATTTCCCGTCCAAGTACCACCACACAGACCCGCTCGCGCCTTCTGTCTTCATGGGTATTCTGCGCTCGTTGTCCAGAGGCGCGGCAAAGTACGATGCTCCCGGAACAGGAGAGATTATGCTCAGCTCAGCACGTGCCTTCACCGCAGGAACATTCTCGCGCGCACCGAAACTTGCCGGAAGGTTCACGACTGTCTGACCGCCCTTCAAGGCGTGCATGTCGCAGGGCAGCGTCTGTGTTATGCCCACAATCGCCCACTCCATTTTCACTGACGGACAAAGAGCTGTCGGAGGTTTGCCCGACAATGAACACACTTTGCGCAGGGTGAGGGCTTCGGGTTTGTCGTACCAGCCTGATTTCGGCGAGACAGTGCGCAAGAGCTTCACCGCAACAGGAGCCGCCGCACGTGCACCCACTAAACCTTCCCACGAAGTACCGTCGGGGTTTCCCGCCCACACAACCACTGTGTAATCAGGAGTCCACGCCGCCGCCCAAGCATCACGCAGCCCGTACGATGTCCCCGTCTTCAGAGCAACACGCCACCTTCCGCCGAGAGTTCCGCGCGCAAGC
Coding sequences:
- a CDS encoding undecaprenyl-diphosphate phosphatase, producing MIKTLILGAVQGLCEFLPVSSSGHLALFQIFMGYEDNLVAFDILLHFATLLAVVLFFWRDIWEILCDWFGGWFTKSKRSGWSYGWAIIIASCVTAVLGLSLKNVVEKASESLLLVGIGELFTAIVLLMIPVFSRRPSNSSLMAIALAVGFAQGIAVLPGVSRSGMSIAMGLFMGLSISEAFRFSFLISIPAILGATLLECLKYIKGGEAVFLPEGWIAGAVVAFVLGMASLKFMKGLVDAGKWVYFGVYCLVIGAAAVLFGLGVLQV
- the maf gene encoding septum formation inhibitor Maf, which encodes MRIILASGSPRRKALLAELGLTFEVWKPDADESHSPDEAPEALCVRLSRLKAEAGSRRFPDALIIAADTIVVIDDAVLGKPTDREDAVRMLTMLQGRTHEVLTGVSVCRGGKIFSHAERTLVKFRPLTREEITAYVASGECDDKAGAYAVQGKGSLLVEGLNGDYFNVVGLPVCALGKMLASLGVNLLSRM
- the lpxK gene encoding tetraacyldisaccharide 4'-kinase — encoded protein: MKMYSFMRAYMHHVRGTRQSIMLNAFLAPFSWPVGAVIAFTDFLRAHGLLKTSEPPLPVISVGNITYGGTNKTPFVEMLARYAQAKGIKAGIVTRGYTGHSHRVILIRGGEGDRELAGDEPLLLSRELPDVPVAVAKNRLEGVKALREAGAELVIADDAFQHKALGRDADIVLVDSLCPFGNGRLIPAGIMREKVNALSRASMVVLTKSEQVTTDELSALRERVAEFVPPERIFTSRLEPDGWVLHGTDKPPAKGARVFAFSAIGSPESFRKSLEEQGFILAGHKSFTDHHQFSVRDLEELCALAEGADFMACTEKDLYNLPARNLWPFTLPLAVPKVRAAVNEPEAFFSALCDCMKPRIVVASNGYGEDAIGVALADKLRTRLPASEVSAFPLVGKGDAYLQAGFTVKSAPSVTPSGGVLKYSLKDLWGDMRAGLLKHVRAQLADWKKIARSVRTPICVGDVYLLLHTLWGAGARPMFCATAKTVYLSGHWRIERAIISRFTLRTWTRDRKSAEQLGHNAVYSGSPVMDLLGEHKRVKGDVILLLPGSRMRACKDVKMLLDAAEIMCEAGETSFRMVLAPTLPDDEFLQACEGYGWTVNNGRLLHSGITITLTHESIARAAEGVKILIGLGGTANQLCAGLGIPVISIDEKGKRVQKKLLGDSEILTEPSGKALAECALMVLRDEELYSSMSRAGRERMGEPGALDGIADYACEVLGWKIREEVYMRLSRFTPSEASIFPSAHTGSPTTLK
- a CDS encoding ribonuclease J — encoded protein: MYTKSFSNRRTNNLTQKNSRTRRKNGGSEGKEHLSFIALGGLGEIGKNMYVLEYGDEIIVIDSGLKFPDSELPGIDYIVPDISYLEANKDKILAILITHGHEDHTGGLPYVLPRLDVPLYGTQLTLGLIRNKLQEDLPLYRPDMHEIRAGDVIKIGSFTIRFIAVSHSIPDCVALSIDTPLGRIVHTGDFKLDSTPVDGRITDYGAFAEEGDKGVMLLCSDSTNAERKGFTPSERIIAATLDQLFRNYRSKRIIISSFASNVHRIQQVADVSARFNRKIAFLGRSMIRNVELARDTGYLKIDSKMIIQIEESWKYSDNQLVVVTTGSQGEPFSGLVTMSRGENKSIELGEHDVVFLLASVIPGNEKLVNNTINRLFAQGCEVVYERDKNIHVSGHASSEELKIMLNLVRPQYFVPVHGEYKHMVRHSQLAQEVGIPARNIFLMNNGDILTFTRSAPPKKHGQVQSGAVIVDGNAAGSIKSEVLKERREIAEDGVLVVGASVDDRGNLLAPVAIETQGVFISEDTPSIFQELYAVSERAIQEMAGGRVNVDALKKTLKARVRDVLRKRNSSFAVVLPVVSVRQSGYYDDISNYEKEFF